Part of the Psychrilyobacter piezotolerans genome, TTTTTACTCTTTAAAGGTTTTTCTCTAGTTACCTGGTTAAACAAGGTTAGATTGTTTTTATTGGATTTTCTAGCATTTCTATCCATCTTTCTTAAATTTCGGAGTATCCCGTTTATATATTGAACTAAGGTCGATTTTATTTCCGAGTTAAGACGTTTATATAAAAGGTTTAATATATCAATCGCTACCTCTTCTCCATCTTCCCTTATTATCTTTTTAAATTTATTATCCACTCTTTTATTCCAAGCTCTCGAAACAAATATATTTCTTTTACACTTAATTATCCTGCTTTGGAGTTCCTCCGAAAAGTCTTTTAACCTTTCTTTTACATCTTCAGATAAGTTAATTTCGTTAGTTTTATTTTTATCTGCCTTTCCAGTAACTATCTCAGCATCCATTATCTCATTATCATCTCTTATTTCTATCTCTTTTATCTTGTCCTTTATTATTTCTTTGGTAATAAATGACTTTTCTTTCTTAGCTTTCTTAGCTGCATTTACTGCGTCCCATTTCCCTTTGTATTCCACTTGTTTCTCTTGTCCATTTAAATAACTGGATATATGACAAGTTCCATCTTTATCCTGGTTAAATCTATAGTTTATATAATAACTATCCTCTTCGGCAATAAATTCCGAGTTAAAATAATCCATATATCCCAATTCTTCTAAGAGTGAAAAAGCTTTCTCAATTCTTTTCAATACCTGCTTTACCCTGCTTAATACATAGATCCTTTTCTCACCAGTTTTATTAACTCTTTCTGTTTCCTGTTCCATTTTTAATGGAATTATAGCTGCTAAAGTCCTGATATTTATAGAATCCTCCTGCTTGGAATACCTAATTTTACTTATATACTTATAGATCCTTGCAGCAATGGGGTCTTTTTCCATTATTTCTATAAGGGCTTTAGAATTATATTTTATATATCTTTTATCTTTAATTTTATTTCTGATGTTTTTATTCAAAGTTACTTTATAATATA contains:
- a CDS encoding replication initiator protein A, which gives rise to MSKEVNMGLIDEFNLNKTGSLLTDLTKVDIKMSQLPEIEVREVVIKETGNFLDLKENIINIPIEMIVFPFFTPQKQNKKINFKYSFEDLGVTMFCTLVAKNSEDKIYQPSIFEEKIYTYLISLYELKKETNDTDEYIKFEISDFIVNFLGNKMNRNYYTKVAQALKNLKSTEYQFEVSNHSKLGNYQFEDEEFKLLTYQKLKVGTKVYYKVTLNKNIRNKIKDKRYIKYNSKALIEIMEKDPIAARIYKYISKIRYSKQEDSINIRTLAAIIPLKMEQETERVNKTGEKRIYVLSRVKQVLKRIEKAFSLLEELGYMDYFNSEFIAEEDSYYINYRFNQDKDGTCHISSYLNGQEKQVEYKGKWDAVNAAKKAKKEKSFITKEIIKDKIKEIEIRDDNEIMDAEIVTGKADKNKTNEINLSEDVKERLKDFSEELQSRIIKCKRNIFVSRAWNKRVDNKFKKIIREDGEEVAIDILNLLYKRLNSEIKSTLVQYINGILRNLRKMDRNARKSNKNNLTLFNQVTREKPLKSKKQLKKARKHLKNPEITSIKDVIEDLPKNDIMQDYHGLDEFEKLIIEEKALELCSQYEDIPKEFLYNLRKVSKRVYFITLKKYIGIALKDGK